A genomic region of Leptospira bourretii contains the following coding sequences:
- a CDS encoding glutamate synthase subunit beta, which translates to MGKPTGFLEFKKEYLQKIDPKERVKNYKEFEKPFPEAVAKDQGARCMDCGIPFCHGDTGCPVDNLIPEFNDFVYRGRWKEAWENLSKTNNFPEFTGRLCPAPCESACTLGIIEPPVSIKSIERTIIDRAWEEGWVIPQPPVSKSGKKVAVVGSGPAGLAAGQQLARAGHTVTIFEKNDRIGGLLRYGIPDFKMEKRHIDRRMKQMEAEGVTFKTNVNVGVDITAKQLLTEFDSVVLACGSEVPRDLPVEGRNSKGVHYAMEFLSKNNKHVAGDAIEIINAKDKHVIVIGGGDTGSDCVGTSNRHGAKSVTQIELFPEPPKERDASTPWPLYPKMFRTSTSHEEGVNRKWAVSTMGFKSNEKGELTAIYGSEVKEENGKFNPVPGTEFEWPADLVFLAMGFINPVKEGLLADLQKEGLELDGRGNVKADFGTKPGSFATSVPKVYACGDVRRGQSLIVWAISEGRKCADQVHHFLMQEVEG; encoded by the coding sequence GTGGGTAAACCAACAGGATTTTTAGAATTTAAAAAAGAATACCTTCAGAAGATTGATCCGAAGGAAAGAGTTAAAAACTACAAAGAGTTTGAAAAACCTTTTCCTGAAGCTGTTGCCAAAGACCAAGGTGCTCGTTGTATGGACTGCGGAATTCCTTTCTGCCACGGTGATACAGGTTGTCCGGTGGATAACCTTATCCCTGAATTCAATGACTTTGTATACCGAGGTCGCTGGAAAGAAGCCTGGGAAAACCTTTCTAAAACCAATAACTTTCCAGAATTCACAGGAAGGCTCTGCCCTGCTCCTTGTGAGTCAGCTTGTACTTTAGGAATCATCGAACCTCCTGTTTCTATCAAATCGATTGAAAGAACCATCATTGATCGTGCTTGGGAAGAAGGATGGGTCATCCCACAACCTCCTGTCTCCAAATCTGGAAAAAAAGTAGCCGTTGTCGGTTCAGGTCCAGCAGGACTTGCCGCAGGACAACAGTTAGCGCGTGCAGGACATACAGTCACTATTTTTGAAAAAAATGATCGGATTGGTGGTCTACTCCGTTACGGAATCCCAGATTTCAAAATGGAAAAAAGACATATTGATCGCCGCATGAAACAAATGGAAGCAGAAGGTGTTACCTTCAAAACCAATGTGAATGTGGGAGTGGATATTACAGCAAAACAACTATTAACCGAATTTGATTCGGTGGTTCTTGCTTGCGGATCAGAAGTTCCAAGAGATTTACCAGTAGAAGGAAGAAATAGCAAAGGTGTTCATTATGCTATGGAGTTTTTGTCCAAAAACAACAAACACGTAGCAGGTGATGCTATTGAAATCATCAACGCCAAAGACAAACATGTCATTGTCATTGGTGGTGGAGATACCGGATCAGACTGTGTAGGGACTTCTAACCGTCATGGGGCAAAATCTGTCACTCAAATCGAACTTTTTCCTGAACCTCCCAAAGAAAGAGATGCTTCTACTCCTTGGCCTCTGTATCCAAAAATGTTCCGTACTTCCACCTCACACGAGGAAGGTGTAAACCGAAAATGGGCAGTTTCTACTATGGGTTTTAAATCCAATGAAAAAGGGGAATTGACCGCCATTTACGGATCCGAAGTAAAAGAAGAAAATGGAAAGTTTAACCCGGTCCCTGGAACCGAATTTGAATGGCCTGCCGATTTGGTTTTCCTTGCGATGGGATTTATAAACCCCGTCAAAGAAGGATTACTCGCTGATTTACAGAAAGAAGGATTGGAACTAGACGGACGTGGGAATGTAAAAGCTGATTTTGGAACAAAACCAGGATCATTTGCAACTTCTGTACCAAAAGTGTACGCTTGCGGGGACGTGAGACGAGGGCAATCCCTCATTGTTTGGGCCATTTCGGAAGGCAGGAAGTGTGCTGACCAAGTTCACCACTTCCTAATGCAAGAAGTAGAGGGTTAA